Proteins encoded together in one Ciona intestinalis chromosome 3, KH, whole genome shotgun sequence window:
- the LOC101243068 gene encoding FK506-binding protein 4-like yields the protein MAKKKSKKGKQATNGDPKPAGQIQETVDREKKSNRPSTPTFSKYRGILVASLVCMIAVAIAVFTSTTTITSTPQIKVVYEEPIYLDPKSESSEREFENFSDVGVKEEDRRQKEKDDNGGVIDAPAEDDQDVHGVPRIEEEETQENLSDDETDDTSHPNGDEITDSGDFVVEEKDRRSDVGIKVSSDKLEDAMEGLDSLETKVEVKKKEEEKEEEEWIEKETPEKVKQVLEFPLNKNKKEILGSVQEHEKRNYEKEFKENAVDIPEDNEKMLQPEDEDGTVKLNKNINQVTPKNVVAVEQVDTTNGNGSLLNIENNATSKIPNISESATESEVSEDVIKTEDTAEQKENDKSFDKPTVSPAAVDKLADQNLTVIVDKLVKAHPRDIKKLELTLPTADSEPRTKKQKSLDANYIKVTDGVMKMVLDKGSGSLPRPGDVISMHCVGYLDENPPVQFWSTRELGQRIFSFAVGKKQVIKGWDEGAASMKLREKSRLKIEAKKAYGVFGFEAWGIPPNCDIILELEVVSIRRMRQL from the exons ATGGCGAAAAAGAAATCAAAGAAGGGAAAACAGGCGACCAACGGTGACCCGAAACCTGCAGGTCAAATTCAGGAGACTGTTGATAGGGAAAAGAAAAG taacAGACCATCAACACCGACGTTTTCAAAATACCGTGGAATACTGGTCGCAAGTTTGGTTTGTATGATAGCTGTCGCGATCGCTGTTTTTACTTCAACAACAACGATAACGAGCAC acCACAAATTAAAGTCGTTTATGAAGAACCAATTTACCTTGATCCAAAATCAGAAAGCAGTGAACGggaatttgaaaatttttctGATGTCGGCGTGAAAGAGGAAGACAGAAGACAAAAGGAAAAAGATGACAACGGAGGAGTAATAGATGCTCCTGCGGAAGACGATCAAGATGTGCACGGAGTACCAAGAATCGAGGAAGAGGAGACTCAGGAAAATTTAAGCGATGACGAAACAGACGATACCTCGCACCCAAACGGAGATGAAATTACTGATAGTGGTGATTTTGTCGTGGAGGAGAAAGATCGCAGGTCGGATGTTGGAATCAAGGTTAGTTCCGATAAATTGGAAGATGCGATGGAAGGTTTAGATTCTTTGGAAACGAAAGTGGAGGTCAAGAAGAAAgaggaagaaaaagaagaagaagaatgGATTGAGAAGGAAACTCCTGAGaaagtaaaacaagttttggAGTTTCCACtcaataagaataaaaaagagaTTTTGGGCTCCGTGCAAGAGCACGAAAAAAGAAATTACGAAAAAGAGTTTAAAGAGAATGCTGTGGACATACCGGAAGATAATGAAAAGATGTTGCAACCAGAAGATGAAGATGGAACAgtgaaactaaacaaaaatatcaatcAGGTGACGCCGAAAAACGTAGTCGCCGTGGAACAGGTGGATACTACTAATGGCAATGGCAGCTtattaaacattgaaaataatgCAACCTCTAAAATTCCAAATATATCTGAAAGTGCCACTGAGTCTGAGGTATCCGAAgatgttataaaaacagaGGATACAGCAGAGCAGAAGGAAAATGATAAATCCTTTGACAAGCCGACTGTTAGTCCAGCAGCAGTCGATAAATTAGCCGACCAGAATTTGACGGTAATAGTTGACAAATTGGTAAAAGCACACCCCAGAGACATTAAGAAGTTAGAACTAACATTGCCAA CGGCCGACAGTGAACCTCGTACAAAGAAGCAAAAATCTTTAGACGCTAA TTACATTAAAGTTACTGACGGTGTTATGAAAATGGTGCTGGATAAAGGATCAGGTAGCTTACCTAGGcctggtgacgtcataagcatGCATTGTGTCGGTTACCTGGACGAAAATCCACCCGTTCAGTTTTGGAGCACGCGAGAACTTGGACAGAGGATATTTTCATTTGCTGTTGGCAAGAAACAAGTTATTAAAG GTTGGGATGAAGGCGCGGCTTCGATGAAGCTTAGAGAAAAAAGCAGATTAAAAATCGAAGCTAAGAAGGCATACGGGGTGTTTGGGTTCGAAGCGTGGGG AATACCACCCAACTGCGACATTATCCTCGAACTAGAAGTGGTGAGCATTAGGAGAATGAGACAACTGTGA
- the LOC100177667 gene encoding modulator of smoothened protein, with product MDKLTVISGILFFSSEVFAIASLAHPDWINTGAVAGALTLGLTKQCQTIFGRDRICFSPTLPPEWICALFFLSAGIACLAGTCILVVLSHWHRSMLMYARWVAFSAIGCLCHVGILFPIGFRQVSVGGAPFNLPAVWSLGDSYKLLWVFAVVLSCSGWCILMMPMRMWLLNR from the exons ATGGATAAGTTAACTGTCATCTCTGGCATCTTATTTTTTAGCTCTGAAGTTTTTGCTATTGCCAGCTTGGCACATCCAGACTGGATCAACACAGGGGCTGTTGCAG GTGCGCTGACTTTAGGATTAACTAAACAGTGTCAGACAATTTTCGGACGTGACCGGATATGTTTCTCCCCCACCTTACCTCCTGAGTGGATATGTGCATTATTTTTTCTCTCTGCTGGTATTGCATGTTTGGCAGGCACATGCATACTAGTTGTCTTATCTCATTGGCACCGTTCTATGCTTATGTATGCTCGTTGGGTGGCCTTTAGTGCAA TTGGTTGCTTGTGTCACGTTGGAATTCTTTTTCCTATTGGTTTCCGTCAAGTATCTGTTGGTGGTGCTCCATTCAATCTACCTGCTGTGTGGAGTCTAGGAGACTCTTATAAACTCCTATGGGTGTTTGCTGTGGTGTTATCTTGTTCAGGATGGTGCATTCTAATGATGCCAATGCGAATGTGGTTACTCAACAGATGA
- the LOC100182301 gene encoding succinate--hydroxymethylglutarate CoA-transferase-like — protein sequence MSVSSATKLLNGVRVLDMSRILAGPFASMILGDMGAEIVKIEHPEVGDGTREWGPPFLGSESAYFISINRNKKSVGVNIKHEKGADIIKKLVKKSDVLMENYIPGQLDRMGFGYEEIKQINESLVYCSITGYGSDGPYATRAGYDVIASSVAGLNHITGPENGDPCRAGVAMTDMSTGLFAHGAILAALLHREKTGLGQKIECNLLSTQVSMLTHVASSYLNAGLEAKRWGTGHASIVPYQSFKTKDGKFLTVGAGNNKHFEKLCQLLKVEDLITNNKFRDNKDRVVNRVELIGILSEIFQAKTMEDWLVILEDCGFPYGPINNMEETFNDPQVLHNKMIMEMDHPACGRNIRIPAPPVRYSSHSYLDATSPPTLGQHTREVLSNLVDFTDEQIDELVASGVVK from the coding sequence ATGTCTGTTTCATCTGCtactaaacttttaaatggAGTTCGTGTTCTTGACATGTCACGAATTCTTGCTGGACCCTTTGCTTCCATGATCTTAGGAGATATGGGAGCAGAGATTGTTAAAATCGAACATCCGGAAGTTGGGGATGGAACAAGGGAGTGGGGTCCTCCGTTCCTGGGATCTGAGAGcgcttattttatttcaattaatcGTAACAAGAAAAGCGTTggtgttaatataaaacatgaaaaaggGGCGGACATTATAAAGAAATTAGTGAAGAAGAGTGATGTACTTATGGAAAACTACATCCCTGGACAGCTGGATCGAATGGGGTTTGGTTACGAGGAAATAAAGCAGATTAATGAAAGTTTAGTATATTGTTCTATTACTGGGTATGGGTCTGATGGGCCATATGCAACCAGGGCAGGGTATGATGTCATTGCTTCTTCTGTTGCAGGACTGAACCACATCACAGGTCCGGAAAATGGCGACCCTTGTAGAGCAGGAGTCGCTATGACTGACATGTCAACTGGCTTGTTTGCTCATGGGGCTATACTTGCTGCTCTTCTACACAGAGAAAAGACCGGCCTGGGGCAAAAAATTGAATGTAATCTTTTATCTACACAAGTTTCTATGCTGACTCATGTCGCTTCCAGTTACTTAAACGCTGGTCTGGAAGCAAAAAGGTGGGGTACCGGTCATGCCAGTATTGTCCCTTACCAATCATTCAAAACAAAGGATGGAAAATTTCTCACAGTTGGTGCTGGCAACAACAAGCATTTTGAAAAACTCTGTCAGCTTCTTAAGGTGGAAGATTTGATcacaaataataaattcaGGGACAACAAAGACAGGGTAGTTAACAGAGTTGAACTTATTGGGATTCTGTCTGAAATATTCCAAGCAAAAACCATGGAAGATTGGTTAGTGATATTGGAAGATTGTGGGTTCCCATACGGACCTATCAACAACATGGAAGAAACCTTTAATGATCCTCAGGTCCTCCACAATAAAATGATCATGGAAATGGATCATCCAGCATGTGGAAGAAACATCCGGATCCCTGCTCCTCCGGTTCGATACAGCTCCCACTCTTACTTGGATGCGACTTCACCTCCTACACTTGGCCAACACACGAGGGAGGTGTTGAGCAACCTCGTCGATTTCACAGATGAGCAAATTGATGAATTAGTTGCATCTGGTGttgtgaaataa
- the LOC100175349 gene encoding uncharacterized protein LOC100175349: MPFLFHQKICSFLKRHKNKFIFTGVFLGGVIGSLKYAEYKLNSFVAEDQKKIMERKKQEKAFDQVQLHACSLVEVMLDSVLKKVLMLNDTEVILRRLKDKEYGKKLELWNQLKVGVFSRLVAGIYCLNLVTITVQVQLHQLAARGDVQTYNENMAVQVFLSLCHKHMLSEGIAQVSELCHKITSDIIGSMPLQHHVGGENIETALRSVFSCLMREMKIKSRNTELEGAFHPALPSYNTDDEFSQNEKLPQNWLELTFDILESSDCSDVFFECFRESVTFIAEAFTANVENMAISSKSSYIKDEDILPLSIPLAKALPLLNTKLKSVYSADFLQRLMINPIMGKFAFNVYKSCFDLPS, from the coding sequence ATGCCATTTCTTTTTCATCAAAAAATCTGTTCGTTCTTGAAACGCCACAAAAACAAGTTCATTTTCACCGGAGTTTTTCTTGGAGGGGTCATCGGGTCTCTCAAGTATGCGGAGTACAAATTAAACTCATTTGTTGCGGAGGATCAGAAGAAGATAATGGAAAGGAAGAAGCAGGAGAAGGCGTTTGATCAAGTTCAGCTTCATGCTTGTTCATTGGTTGAAGTGATGTTGGACAGTGTTTTGAAGAAAGTTTTGATGCTCAATGATACAGAAGTTATATTAAGAAGGTTAAAAGACAAAGAATATGGAAAGAAGTTGGAGCTATGGAACCAGTTGAAAGTTGGTGTGTTTTCACGTCTCGTTGCAGGGATTTATTGTTTGAATCTCGTCACAATAACTGTCCAAGTTCAGTTACACCAACTTGCTGCCAGAGGTGATGTCCAAACttataatgaaaacatggccGTTCAGGTGTTTTTGTCTTTATGCCACAAACACATGTTAAGTGAAGGAATTGCACAAGTTTCTGAACTTTGCCACAAAATTACAAGTGATATAATTGGATCAATGCCGCTACAACATCACGTCGGCGGTGAGAACATAGAAACGGCACTTCGCAGTGTTTTCAGCTGTTTAATGAgagaaatgaaaataaaatctaGAAACACTGAACTTGAAGGTGCGTTTCACCCTGCTCTGCCCTCATACAACACAGATGATGAATTTTCACAAAATGAGAAACTTCCCCAAAACTGGTTAGAGCTTACATTTGATATACTTGAATCTAGTGACTGCAGTGAtgtattctttgaatgtttccgTGAAAGTGTTACATTTATTGCTGAGGCCTTTACAGCGAATGTTGAAAATATGGCAATATCTTCTAAATCTTCTTACATCAAAGATGAGGACATTTTGCCTCTATCTATACCCCTTGCAAAAGCACTGCCACTGTTAAACACTAAACTTAAATCTGTTTATTCTGCAGACTTCTTGCAGCGTTTGATGATTAACCCAATAATGGGAAAATTTGcgtttaatgtttataagtCCTGTTTCGATTTACCATCTTAA